The Streptomyces sp. V3I7 genome segment TCGGGCTCTACCACTTCGGGTGGGAGCACGCCGACGGCACACCGGCCGCGGGCAACGCGGGCAAGGCGATACGCCCGGCCCTGGCCCTCACGGCGGCCGCCGCGCTCGGCGGACCGACGGCCCGTACAGGGGCCGTACGGGCGGCGGCGGCCGTGGAGCTGGTGCACAACTTCACGCTGCTGCACGACGACGTGATGGACCGGGACACCTCCCGCAGGCACCGGCCCACGGCCTGGACCGTGTTCGGCGTCCCCGACGCGATCCTCGCCGGGGACGCCCTGCAGGCGCTGGCCCTGCGGCTGCTCGCCGAGGACCCGCACCCGGCGGCCGGGGCGGCCACCGCCCGGGTCGCGGACTGCGTCGTCGAGCTGTGCGCGGGCCAGCACACGGACACGGCCATGGAGCTGCGCGCCCCCGGCGAGGTCACCCTCGACGAGGTGCTCACCATGGCCGAGGCCAAGACCGGCGCCCTGCTCGGCTGCGCCTGCGCCCTCGGCGCGCTGTACGCGGGCGCAGGGGAGGAGGAGGTGGCGGCGATGGACCGGTTCGGCCGTGAGGCCGGCCTCGCCTTCCAGCTGATCGACGACGTCATCGGCATATGGGGCGACCCGACCCGTACCGGCAAGCCGGCCGGTGCGGACCTCGCCGCCCGCAAGAAGTCGCTGCCGGTGGTGGCGGCCCTGGCCTCCGGCACCCCGGCGGCCGCGGAACTCGCCGAGCTGTACGCCCGGCCCTACGCGGAGGAGGACCTGGAGAGGACCGTGCTCGCCGTGGAGCGTGCGGGCGGCCGGGACTGGGCGCAGGCCCAGGCGGCCGACCGGATGGCCACGGCCGTGCAGGAACTGGCCCGCGCGACCCCCGATCCGGAGCGGGCGGACGGTCTGCTCGCCCTGGCGGAGTTCGTCACGCGCCGCAGCGCCTGAGCCCAGCCCACCGGCTCTCGGCCGACGACGCCCGTCGTCGGCCGGCAGCCGCCGGTGTTCGTGTCCATGTCCATGTGCTGCGTGCTGCCCGTTCCTGGGCGGAGAGCGCCGGATCGCCGGCCGACCTACCCTTGAAGACATGGACAGCCAGGCCGGCCGGGCCCGTCGGGACCAGCACGCCTGCCCCGTCTGCGGTCAGCCCGTGGACACGGTGGTGCGGCGGCACAAGACGCTGGGCGCCTGGGTCCCGGTGTGGGGCGCGGGACCCTGCCACAACCCCGACTGCGCGGCGTCCGTGGAGTCCTCGGCCCCTGCTCCGGCCCCCGCCCCAGCTCCCGGGCCGCAGCAGCCGGCCCAGGAATCCGCGGAGGAGAACCCGTGAGCGTCCCGTAGCGTGGCCGCATGCCGAAACTCCCGTACATCTTCCACATCACGGAACGCGCCCTGTGGGACGCGGCGCGCGAGCACGGCGCCTACGAGATGTCGACCCGCGGCCGCACCCTTCAGGAGGAGGGCTTCGTCCACTTCTCCACCCGCGACCAACTCCCGCGCGTGGCCGCCTTCCTGTACGGCTCCTACGACGGCCCGGACG includes the following:
- a CDS encoding DUF952 domain-containing protein, whose amino-acid sequence is MPKLPYIFHITERALWDAAREHGAYEMSTRGRTLQEEGFVHFSTRDQLPRVAAFLYGSYDGPDELVVLSVDPARLGVPVKYESVAPGGEEFPHVYGPVPVDAVVDVRPWS
- a CDS encoding family 2 encapsulin nanocompartment cargo protein polyprenyl transferase — protein: MAEFMTETKQRPTGSLETRERRRPAPAADGAGPLEGPRDGYLDGCFDGQPDRQPEGTGDGQADGHEAAVILEHARTLVDPGLRAALESLPDSMRRVGLYHFGWEHADGTPAAGNAGKAIRPALALTAAAALGGPTARTGAVRAAAAVELVHNFTLLHDDVMDRDTSRRHRPTAWTVFGVPDAILAGDALQALALRLLAEDPHPAAGAATARVADCVVELCAGQHTDTAMELRAPGEVTLDEVLTMAEAKTGALLGCACALGALYAGAGEEEVAAMDRFGREAGLAFQLIDDVIGIWGDPTRTGKPAGADLAARKKSLPVVAALASGTPAAAELAELYARPYAEEDLERTVLAVERAGGRDWAQAQAADRMATAVQELARATPDPERADGLLALAEFVTRRSA